The proteins below come from a single Geobacillus thermoleovorans genomic window:
- the fabF gene encoding beta-ketoacyl-ACP synthase II, producing the protein MEKRRVVVTGIGAVTPLGNDAETTWKNIIAGQSGIDIVTRVNPDDFPAKVAAEVKDFDPSLFIDRREARKMDRFTQFAVAAALMAVKDANLDINESNAERVGVWIGSGIGGMETFEQQFEIFQQRGYRRVSPFFVPMMIPDMAAGQVSIILGAKGINSCTVTACATGANSIGDAFKVIQRGDADVMITGGTEAPITKMSFAGFCASTALSTNPDPKTASRPFDKNRDGFVMGEGAGIVVLEELEHALRRGAKIYAEIVGYGATADAYHITAPAPGGEGGVRAMRQALHDAGLKPEEIDYINAHGTSTDYNDKYETAAIKEVFGDHAYKLAVSSTKSMTGHLLGATGAVEAIFSVLAIRDGIIPPTINYETPDPECDLDYVPNEARKQDVRVVLSNSFGFGGHNATLIFKKYV; encoded by the coding sequence ATGGAAAAAAGACGAGTCGTCGTGACAGGCATAGGCGCCGTCACCCCGCTTGGGAATGACGCAGAAACGACGTGGAAAAACATTATCGCCGGCCAGTCCGGCATCGACATTGTCACCCGCGTCAATCCGGACGACTTTCCGGCGAAAGTGGCGGCGGAAGTGAAAGACTTCGATCCGTCGCTGTTTATCGACCGCCGCGAGGCGCGGAAGATGGACCGATTTACCCAATTCGCCGTCGCTGCGGCGCTCATGGCGGTCAAAGATGCCAATCTCGACATTAATGAAAGCAACGCTGAACGGGTCGGTGTTTGGATTGGTTCTGGCATCGGCGGCATGGAGACGTTTGAACAGCAGTTTGAGATTTTCCAGCAGCGCGGTTATCGCCGAGTGAGCCCGTTTTTCGTGCCAATGATGATCCCGGATATGGCCGCTGGGCAAGTATCGATCATCCTCGGAGCGAAAGGGATCAATTCGTGCACGGTGACCGCTTGCGCGACCGGGGCGAACTCGATCGGTGATGCGTTTAAAGTCATTCAGCGCGGCGACGCCGATGTCATGATCACCGGCGGGACGGAAGCGCCGATTACGAAAATGTCGTTCGCCGGTTTTTGCGCCAGTACGGCTCTTTCAACCAATCCAGATCCAAAAACGGCGAGCCGCCCATTTGACAAAAACCGCGACGGTTTCGTCATGGGTGAGGGAGCAGGCATCGTTGTTCTTGAGGAATTGGAGCACGCGTTGCGCCGCGGCGCGAAGATTTACGCCGAAATTGTCGGTTACGGTGCGACCGCCGATGCGTATCATATCACCGCACCGGCGCCGGGCGGCGAAGGCGGCGTGCGGGCGATGCGCCAAGCGCTTCATGACGCTGGCCTGAAGCCGGAGGAGATCGATTACATCAACGCCCACGGCACGAGCACCGATTACAATGATAAGTATGAGACGGCGGCGATCAAAGAAGTATTCGGCGATCATGCCTATAAGCTCGCCGTCAGCTCGACGAAGTCGATGACTGGGCATTTGCTCGGGGCGACCGGCGCGGTGGAAGCGATTTTCTCCGTGCTGGCGATCCGCGACGGCATCATTCCGCCGACGATCAACTACGAAACACCGGATCCGGAATGCGACCTCGACTATGTGCCGAATGAAGCGCGCAAGCAAGACGTGCGTGTGGTCTTAAGCAACTCATTTGGATTTGGCGGCCATAATGCGACATTGATTTTTAAAAAATATGTGTAA
- a CDS encoding DUF2268 domain-containing protein, which translates to MGLLPTDRWLEEDEGDPLRLCARLAPLFGKMPAREIYSYLRLYGMYRSTRQAERLLPEMKERRLWERLGRLYERQRGIWKGPDVPVFLLPADDENRKLVREFQGKGGVAFADKLFFFLLPDHGDEEIAALVAHEYNHVCRLKQLPNEGEDATLLDAVVMEGLAEHAVAETVGVKQCAGWTKYYTDREMERFWRRYIVPNQHLPVSHPHTSRILYGLGWHPKMGGYAVGYAIIRRCLERGYSLAQLMKMEAKDIAELAGFSGKQQGAS; encoded by the coding sequence ATGGGATTGCTTCCGACCGATCGATGGCTTGAAGAGGATGAAGGCGATCCGCTCCGGTTGTGCGCACGGTTGGCGCCGCTTTTTGGCAAGATGCCGGCGCGTGAGATTTACAGCTATTTACGGCTGTATGGCATGTACCGAAGCACTCGGCAGGCCGAGCGGCTTTTGCCGGAGATGAAAGAGCGCCGTCTTTGGGAACGTCTTGGCCGTTTGTATGAACGGCAACGGGGGATATGGAAGGGACCGGACGTTCCGGTATTTTTGCTGCCGGCCGATGACGAAAACCGGAAGCTTGTGCGCGAATTCCAAGGAAAAGGCGGGGTGGCGTTTGCTGATAAATTGTTTTTCTTCTTGCTGCCGGATCATGGCGACGAGGAGATCGCCGCGTTGGTGGCGCATGAATACAACCATGTATGCCGTCTCAAGCAGTTGCCGAACGAAGGCGAAGATGCGACGTTGCTGGATGCAGTCGTTATGGAAGGATTGGCGGAGCATGCCGTCGCCGAGACAGTCGGCGTCAAGCAGTGTGCGGGATGGACGAAGTATTACACCGATCGGGAGATGGAACGGTTTTGGCGGCGTTATATTGTCCCGAACCAACATTTGCCCGTTTCGCATCCGCATACTTCCCGCATTTTGTACGGGCTTGGATGGCATCCGAAAATGGGGGGCTATGCCGTTGGGTATGCCATCATCCGTCGTTGCCTAGAAAGAGGCTATTCGCTCGCCCAATTGATGAAGATGGAAGCGAAAGACATCGCGGAGTTGGCGGGCTTTTCAGGCAAACAGCAAGGAGCGTCTTAG
- a CDS encoding YjbA family protein, with product MLYLHDIWVNWFEGEENGYNVCHFHEWRKDDQIELLDQVPLLKVSPALFHYIENSLSDLPKPLLDDVHQKAYVRKNHERIQLDYCFVVTDGAGVLAVDTIGYQIPIRKSRLIPRQEQLVYEMAAEAEERDYPLPRYEKEYHILSPAPELMCGLTRKERQLKQLLFMALDQLYSTKNTAQMRYWYTEWAPEKYAAIQKMSFDEAWEQLYNETKYGWSERHEQLCENLIKGQPFFEKLWEMEQEPKVN from the coding sequence ATGCTTTATCTGCACGACATTTGGGTCAACTGGTTTGAAGGAGAAGAGAACGGATACAACGTCTGCCATTTCCATGAATGGCGCAAGGACGATCAAATCGAGCTGCTCGACCAAGTGCCGCTGTTAAAAGTATCCCCGGCCCTGTTTCATTACATTGAAAACAGCTTGTCCGATCTTCCAAAACCGCTGCTAGACGATGTACATCAGAAGGCGTATGTCCGCAAAAACCATGAACGCATTCAGCTGGACTATTGTTTCGTTGTCACGGACGGCGCCGGCGTTTTGGCTGTCGATACAATCGGTTATCAAATCCCGATTCGCAAAAGCCGTCTCATTCCGCGTCAGGAACAACTCGTCTACGAAATGGCGGCCGAAGCGGAGGAACGGGACTATCCGCTGCCGAGGTATGAAAAAGAATACCACATTTTATCGCCGGCTCCGGAACTGATGTGCGGACTCACGCGCAAAGAGCGGCAGTTGAAACAGCTGTTGTTTATGGCGCTTGACCAGCTTTATTCGACAAAAAATACTGCCCAGATGCGCTATTGGTATACGGAATGGGCGCCGGAAAAATACGCCGCTATTCAAAAAATGTCTTTTGATGAAGCGTGGGAACAATTGTATAACGAGACGAAATACGGGTGGTCCGAACGGCATGAGCAGCTGTGCGAAAACTTGATCAAAGGGCAGCCATTTTTCGAAAAACTGTGGGAAATGGAGCAAGAACCAAAAGTCAATTAA
- the trpS gene encoding tryptophan--tRNA ligase, whose amino-acid sequence MKTIFSGIQPSGVITLGNYIGALRQFVELQHEYNCYFCIVDQHAITVWQDPHELRQNIRRLAALYLAVGIDPTQATLFIQSEVPAHAQAAWMLQCIVYIGELERMTQFKEKSAGKEAVSAGLLTYPPLMAADILLYNTDIVPVGDDQKQHIELTRDLAERFNKRYGELFTIPEARIPKVGARIMSLVDPTKKMSKSDPNPKAYITLLDDAKTIEKKIKSAVTDSEGTIRYDKEAKPGISNLLNIYSTLSGQSIEELERQYEGKGYGVFKADLAQVVIETLRPIQERYHHWMESEELDRVLDEGAEKANRVASEMVRKMEQAMGLGRRR is encoded by the coding sequence ATGAAAACCATTTTTTCCGGCATTCAGCCAAGCGGCGTCATCACCCTTGGCAACTACATCGGGGCGCTGCGGCAGTTTGTCGAGCTGCAGCATGAATACAACTGCTATTTTTGCATCGTTGACCAACACGCCATTACCGTTTGGCAAGACCCACACGAACTGCGGCAAAACATCCGCCGCCTCGCCGCTTTGTATTTAGCAGTCGGCATCGACCCGACGCAAGCGACGTTGTTCATCCAGTCAGAAGTGCCGGCGCACGCTCAAGCCGCTTGGATGCTGCAGTGCATCGTTTATATCGGCGAACTTGAGCGGATGACGCAATTTAAAGAAAAATCGGCCGGCAAAGAGGCGGTCAGCGCCGGACTGCTCACGTACCCGCCGCTGATGGCCGCTGACATTTTGCTTTATAACACCGACATCGTCCCGGTCGGCGATGATCAAAAGCAGCATATCGAATTGACGCGGGATCTGGCCGAGCGCTTCAACAAACGGTATGGCGAGCTGTTCACGATCCCTGAGGCGCGCATTCCGAAAGTCGGCGCCCGCATCATGTCGCTTGTCGACCCGACGAAAAAAATGAGCAAATCCGACCCCAACCCGAAAGCGTACATCACACTGCTTGACGATGCGAAAACGATCGAGAAGAAGATCAAAAGCGCGGTCACCGACTCGGAAGGAACGATTCGCTACGACAAAGAAGCGAAGCCAGGCATTTCGAACTTGCTCAATATTTATTCGACGCTATCCGGTCAATCGATCGAGGAGTTGGAGCGGCAATACGAAGGAAAAGGATACGGCGTCTTCAAAGCAGACCTCGCTCAAGTCGTCATCGAAACGCTTCGACCGATTCAAGAGCGGTATCACCATTGGATGGAAAGCGAGGAGCTTGACCGCGTGTTGGATGAAGGGGCGGAAAAAGCAAATCGGGTTGCATCGGAAATGGTGCGCAAAATGGAGCAAGCCATGGGGCTCGGGCGGCGGCGGTAA
- a CDS encoding DUF3899 domain-containing protein, with protein sequence MKQTAVRTGWLVAAMLAASALIVIGQGAWSTVAFINVSFLLSLLPLSLGGLLFVYERGFFSGFAYGFRRLRRNRTKVERYLEEAAAEHESDELLGPRRFAITYPLLFSGLLLFLAMIAAGYAVQ encoded by the coding sequence ATGAAACAAACGGCTGTGCGGACTGGATGGCTCGTCGCCGCGATGCTGGCGGCAAGCGCACTCATCGTAATAGGGCAAGGAGCATGGAGTACGGTGGCCTTTATTAACGTTTCGTTTTTGCTCTCCCTTTTGCCTCTGTCGCTTGGCGGGCTTTTGTTTGTTTATGAACGCGGGTTTTTCAGCGGATTCGCATACGGGTTTCGCCGATTGCGCAGGAATCGAACGAAGGTGGAGCGGTATCTTGAGGAAGCGGCAGCAGAACATGAATCGGATGAGCTGCTCGGTCCGCGGCGTTTCGCCATCACGTATCCGCTTCTCTTTTCTGGTCTGCTTCTGTTTCTGGCGATGATTGCCGCCGGATATGCCGTGCAATAA